The Bernardetia sp. genome has a window encoding:
- a CDS encoding AI-2E family transporter has product MIRRLVIFYFIVLPIIAVLGTFAWFFSTIVGYFVVAMVFSAILQTPTNYLSQIQIAGIQLPRVMAVLLSFVIFAGIVALFVLLFIPLISEQIKFISALDYNSLFNTIISPIDYIEGFLIERNWVKEEKGFLMTELQKYFLDFFTDLKFGNVLSQILDTTSNIFVGTLSVFFISFFLLYEKGLFKRGIISLIPNAYFEVSISAVSKIEKLLSNYLFGLLIQMFSIFTLVSIGLIVSEVKYAVTIAIFAAVANLIPYIGPILGASFGLIVSLSTLLQQNQDTDFSILAIKVIIVFLIVQFSDNLLLQPIIFSRSVKAHPLEIFSVVFMGAALAGAVGMILAIPVYTILRVTALEFWKGYKEYRIFKTRYYKPRTANHELQNNGISNTTN; this is encoded by the coding sequence ATGATAAGACGCTTAGTCATATTTTATTTCATTGTTCTTCCCATCATAGCTGTTTTGGGAACTTTTGCTTGGTTTTTTTCTACCATTGTAGGCTATTTTGTAGTGGCTATGGTTTTTAGTGCTATCCTTCAAACGCCTACTAACTACCTCAGTCAGATTCAGATAGCAGGGATTCAGTTACCTCGTGTAATGGCAGTGTTGCTTTCTTTTGTCATTTTTGCTGGCATTGTTGCGCTCTTTGTCTTACTTTTTATTCCTCTGATTTCAGAACAGATAAAGTTTATTTCTGCCCTAGACTACAATTCCTTGTTCAACACCATCATTTCTCCTATCGATTACATAGAAGGATTTTTGATTGAGAGAAACTGGGTAAAAGAAGAAAAAGGTTTTTTAATGACAGAACTGCAAAAATACTTTTTAGATTTTTTTACTGATTTAAAGTTTGGCAATGTTTTAAGCCAAATACTTGACACGACAAGCAATATTTTTGTTGGAACACTGTCTGTTTTCTTTATCTCGTTCTTCTTACTTTATGAAAAAGGACTTTTCAAGCGTGGCATTATTTCTCTTATTCCGAATGCTTATTTTGAGGTTTCGATTAGTGCTGTTTCCAAAATTGAAAAACTGCTTTCCAACTATCTTTTTGGGCTTCTGATTCAGATGTTTTCCATTTTTACGTTGGTTTCTATTGGTCTGATTGTCTCAGAAGTAAAATATGCTGTTACCATAGCCATTTTTGCAGCCGTAGCGAACCTTATTCCTTATATTGGTCCTATTTTGGGGGCTTCTTTTGGTCTTATTGTCTCACTTTCTACACTCCTTCAACAAAATCAAGATACTGATTTTTCAATTTTAGCCATTAAAGTAATTATTGTCTTTCTTATTGTTCAATTTTCTGATAACCTTTTGCTTCAACCTATTATTTTTTCAAGAAGTGTAAAGGCACATCCTTTAGAAATTTTTAGCGTTGTATTTATGGGAGCAGCCCTTGCAGGAGCAGTAGGAATGATTTTGGCGATTCCAGTCTATACTATTTTGAGAGTTACGGCTTTAGAATTTTGGAAAGGATATAAAGAATACAGAATTTTCAAAACAAGATATTACAAACCAAGAACTGCAAATCACGAATTACAAAATAATGGTATTTCAAACACTACTAATTAG